The Chitinophaga sp. H8 region AAGAATTGAGCTGCGAGCTCGCAGCTCATAGCTAATTAGCGGAATATACATGGAAGCGGAAAAGTTCTGGTTTAAAGATTGGTTTAATTCTCCCTATTATCATTTGTTGTATAGCAACCGTGATGAACGGGAGGCGGCTGCATTTATAGATAAGCTGCTGGCTTACCTGCAGCCACCAGCAGATGCATTGATGCTGGATGTGGCCTGTGGGAAGGGGCGCCATGCCAGCTACCTGGCGGATAAGGGGTATACCGTAACCGGTATAGATCTTTCCATAGAAAGCATCAATGCTGCCAAGAAGCTGGAAAATGAACGCCTGAGCTTTTTTCAGCATGATATGCGCCTGCCTTTCTGGGTGAATTACTTTGATGTGGTATTTAACTTTTTTACCAGCTTCGGATATTTTGATAGTCAGCGGGACAATGACAATGCGCTGAGAACCCTTAAAAATGCATTGAAGCCTGGTGGTAAGCTGGTATTGGATTATCTGAACAGTAATTATGTAGCCCAACACCTGATAGTGGATGAAGTGAAAGAAAAAGACAATGTAGTGTTTGACATCCGCAGGGAGGCAAAGGACAAGAAATTCCTGAAAGACATTCATATCCTGGATAAGGATAAGATGCAGCGGGCTCATTTTACGGAAAGCGTGAATGCTTTCACCAGGGAAGATTTTGAAGCCATGTTTACCCGTCAGGGGCTGGAGATAACGGAAATCTTTGGAGATTATCATTTTAACGGTTATGATGCGCAGCAATCGCCGCGGTTGATTATAATAGCCACAAAAGCCTAGCTATGCTTGAAAACCTGCTCCGCTTTGATCTGAGATTGTTTTTTCATATTAATGGCCAGTGGCATAATGCCGCATTGGATGTGATACTGCCCATGCTGCGGGAGCCTTTTTTCTGGGCGCCCCTATACCTGTTTCTGGGATTATTTGTAACGATCAACTATGGATGGAAAGGCCTTTTCTGGATTTTCTTTTTCCTGATCAGTTTTGGCCTGGCAGATCAGGCCAGCCTGTATATCAAGGAAGCGGTGGGCAGGTTAAGACCTTGCCGTGATCCGCTGATCAACCAGTTTGTGCGGGTATTGGTGGTGTACTGCCCATCAAGCGGTAGTTTTACCTCTTCCCATGCCGCGAATCATTTTGCGCTGGGTACATTTTGTTTCTTAACTTTAAAAAAGATTATTCCGGGTTATGCCTGGCTGTTTCTCGTCTGGGCAGCTATCATAGGATATGCACAAATATATGTAGGCGTGCATTATCCGTTGGATATTACGGGAGGAGCTATACTGGGAATACTGATAGGCTTACTGACCGGAAGGGTGTTCCAACGCCGTATTAGACTGGAGTCTGAATTGATATCATGAACTGGAGCTATTTAATACTTATTCTGGCAGCGACTATTGCCGGTGGGGTGATACCCATGACGGTGAAGCGGATTCACCCCAATTTTTCTATTTATTTACTGGCATTCACAGGGGCTTTCCTGTTCGGGGTAACCATCATGCACCTGTTGCCGGAAGTATACCATGAGCTGGGCCATGCTGCCGGGATCTATATTGCACTGGGCTTTTTCCTGCAGGTATTCCTGCAGCAGCTATCGCATGGCATGGAGCACGGGCACACTCATGTACCTTCTGAACATCATCATCATATAGCCGTAACGCCATTATTGCTGGGGTTATCTATTCATGCTTTTATGGAAGGGATTCCCCTGGGCTTTCATTTTGAAGACCGTTCTGCCTTACCCTCCCTGATGTTGGGGGTGGCTGCACACAAGATCCCGGAGGCATTAACACTGATCACTGTTATGATGCATGCCAATAAGAGCCGGATGGAACTATGGCGGATTATCCTGCTGTTTGCCTGTGTAACACCATTCGCTGCTATACTGGCTTCCCAACTGGGAGAACGGTTTACTGTGGTGACTAATTCGCTGGTATATGTTACCGCCCTGGTAATAGGCGCTTTTTTACACATTTCCACTACCATCTTTTATGAAAGTGGCACCAAACACCATGAATTAAGCCGCCGTAAGGTAATGGCAATAGGTGCAGGGATCGTTTTGGCCTTTCTAACCTTATTATTCGAATAATTTTATATTTTAGTCTTTAAATCATGGAAGTCGTCGTCATCATCCTCGTCCTAATTTTGCTCAATGGTATTTTTGCCATGTCTGAAACTGCTGTTAGTGCAGCACGGAAGGGCCGGTTGGAAAATATGGCAAATAAAGGGGATGAAAAAGCAAAGGCCGCCCTCAAGCTGGCCAATAATCCGGAAACATTTCTGTCTACCGTTCAGATAGGCATCACATTGATAGGGATTTTAACCGGTATCTATGCCGGTGAAACCATTAAATCCGAAGTAGTTGTTTTACTTAATCAGGTGCCCTTCTTACAACCTTATAGCAGCATCATTGCTACTATTCTGATTGTACTGGTGATCACCTATTTTTCGCTGGTACTGGGCGAACTGGTGCCCAAGCGTATAGGTACGGCCAAGCCGGAGTCTATTGCCAAAAGGATGGCAGGCGCCATGTATATACTGACCCGTATTGCCTATCCTTTTATCTGGATACTGACCGCCTCCGCTAATGTTATCATGCGGATACTGAATCTTAAGCCGTTTGATTCCCATGTAACGGAGGAAGAGATCAAAGCTATTATCAGTGAGGGAACCACCTCCGGGGCCATTGAAGAAACGGAACAGGAGATCATTGAACGGGTGTTTAACCTGGGCGACCGTAACATTACCTCTTTGATGACCCACCGTACTGATATTGTATGGCTGGATGTAAATGAACCGGTTAGCTCTTATCAATCGAAGATCAACGATAGCCTGCACTCTGTATATCCTGTATGTGACGGGCAAATAGACAGTATCAAAGGACTTGTTTCTATCAAAGACCTGTATGCGGCTTCCGGAAAGACAGTAGCCCTGCAGCAGGTCATTAAAAAGCCCTTGTTTGTACCGGAAAACAATTCCGCTTACCAGGTGCTGGAAAAATTTAAGGTAACGCAGATTCATGCTGCATTTATAGTAGATGAGTATGGCACTTTCCTGGGAATGATCACCTTGAATGATATTCTGGAAGCCATTGTAGGAGATATGCCGGAAACGGGCCAAACGGATGATTATGAGATGGTAAGAAGAGAAGATGGTTCCTTTCTGGTAGATGCCCAGATCCCGTTTTATGACTTCCTGAGCGAGTTTGACCGGGAGGAGTGGATGAGCGAATTTGAACAGGACTTTGATACCATGGCTGGTTTTATCCTTCACCACCTGGAACATATCCCCCAAACAGGAGAAAAATTTGAGTGGAGAGGCTTTACCTTTGAGATTGTAGATATGGATGCACACCGGATAGACAAAGTACTGGTATATGTGAAACCTGCAGAAGAAACAGAAGAATGAACAACACCTGTAACACATAAGCAACGTTTCTGGAAATGAAACATAACTGTCATTAATCCCGAAAAATAAATGTGAATGTCACAATAATCCTTTCAGGGAGGCTACCGAACCTACCGGTATTACCTGCCGGCACTGTTGTGCAGTGCTTTCCAAAAGAAATTTTTTCCTTAAGCATTAGGATAAACGCATCTTTGTGCTATTTTTGAAGGTTTTTTCTAATGAACATTTAATTTAATATAATATTAAGATGGTGGTATTAGGAAGTAAGGCGCTCTCTCTGGATGAAGTGTACCGGATATTGTTTGGAGGTGAAGAGCTGGTATTGGAACAAGCGGCCTTACAACAGGTAAACGAGAATTTTTTGTTTCTGGAGAAGTTCTCTGCAAAGAAACTGATCTATGGCATTAACACTGGTTTTGGCCCTATGGCACAATACCGGATCAGTGATGCAGACACGCATCAGCTGCAATATAATCTTATCCGCAGCCATAGTTCCGGTTCAGGAAAATGGCTTCCCCCTTTATTGACCAGGGGATTGATGATAGCAAGGTTAAGCAGCTTTATGCAGGCCCGTTCCGGTATTCATCCGGAAGTAGTGCATTTGTTGTGCGATCTTATTAATAAGGAAGTATATCCCTGTGTATTTGAGCATGGTGGTGTGGGAGCGAGTGGCGACCTGGTACAGCTGGCACACCTGGCACTGGTGCTGATAGGAGAAGGGGAAGTGTTATATAAAGGCGCCATACGTGATACCGCCGAAGTATTTGCAGAGTTGGGACTTCAGCCTATATCCATTCACGTAAGGGAAGGCCTGGCCATTATTAACGGTACTTCTGCCATGACCGGGGTAGGCCTGGTAAACCTGATAGAAGCTAAAAAGTTGCTGGGATGGGCTTGCACCCTGTCGGCCATGATCAATGAAATTGTGGAAGCATTTGATGATCATTTGTCTGCCGAGCTGAACATCGTGAAAAAACATGAGGGGCAGAACAAAGTGGCGGCCATCATGCGTGACATGCTGAAAGACAGCAAGATGGTACGGCATCGTCCGGATCACCTATATAAAGAACTGGAAGAAGAGATATTTAAAGATAAAGTACAGGAGTACTACTCCCTGCGTTGTGTACCGCAAATACTCGGACCCATATACGATACGTTGGTACAGGCTGAAAAGCTGGTGGTACAGGAACTGAACTCGGTGAGTGATAATCCGGTGGTAGACCATCATCATCAGAACGTATACCATGGCGGTAACTTCCATGGCGATTATGTATCTCTGGAGATGGATAAGCTGAAAATTGCGATCACTAAACTTTCCATGTTGTCGGAAAGGCAGCTGAACTATTTGCTGAATGATAAGCTGAATCATAAGTTCCCTCCCTTCCTGAACCTGGGTAAACTAGGCTTCAACTTTGGCATGCAGGGAGTACAGTTTACCGCTACTTCAACTGTTGCAGAAAACCAGACATTGTCATTCCCGATGTATGTACACAGTATTCCTAACAATAATGATAACCAGGATATTGTAAGCATGGGCTGTAATGCCGCTTTAATGGCCAACCGGGTGATAGAAAATGCTTTTGAAGTATTGGCTATACAGGTAATGACCATGTT contains the following coding sequences:
- a CDS encoding class I SAM-dependent methyltransferase, encoding MEAEKFWFKDWFNSPYYHLLYSNRDEREAAAFIDKLLAYLQPPADALMLDVACGKGRHASYLADKGYTVTGIDLSIESINAAKKLENERLSFFQHDMRLPFWVNYFDVVFNFFTSFGYFDSQRDNDNALRTLKNALKPGGKLVLDYLNSNYVAQHLIVDEVKEKDNVVFDIRREAKDKKFLKDIHILDKDKMQRAHFTESVNAFTREDFEAMFTRQGLEITEIFGDYHFNGYDAQQSPRLIIIATKA
- a CDS encoding phosphatase PAP2 family protein, which codes for MLENLLRFDLRLFFHINGQWHNAALDVILPMLREPFFWAPLYLFLGLFVTINYGWKGLFWIFFFLISFGLADQASLYIKEAVGRLRPCRDPLINQFVRVLVVYCPSSGSFTSSHAANHFALGTFCFLTLKKIIPGYAWLFLVWAAIIGYAQIYVGVHYPLDITGGAILGILIGLLTGRVFQRRIRLESELIS
- a CDS encoding ZIP family metal transporter produces the protein MNWSYLILILAATIAGGVIPMTVKRIHPNFSIYLLAFTGAFLFGVTIMHLLPEVYHELGHAAGIYIALGFFLQVFLQQLSHGMEHGHTHVPSEHHHHIAVTPLLLGLSIHAFMEGIPLGFHFEDRSALPSLMLGVAAHKIPEALTLITVMMHANKSRMELWRIILLFACVTPFAAILASQLGERFTVVTNSLVYVTALVIGAFLHISTTIFYESGTKHHELSRRKVMAIGAGIVLAFLTLLFE
- a CDS encoding hemolysin family protein, with translation MEVVVIILVLILLNGIFAMSETAVSAARKGRLENMANKGDEKAKAALKLANNPETFLSTVQIGITLIGILTGIYAGETIKSEVVVLLNQVPFLQPYSSIIATILIVLVITYFSLVLGELVPKRIGTAKPESIAKRMAGAMYILTRIAYPFIWILTASANVIMRILNLKPFDSHVTEEEIKAIISEGTTSGAIEETEQEIIERVFNLGDRNITSLMTHRTDIVWLDVNEPVSSYQSKINDSLHSVYPVCDGQIDSIKGLVSIKDLYAASGKTVALQQVIKKPLFVPENNSAYQVLEKFKVTQIHAAFIVDEYGTFLGMITLNDILEAIVGDMPETGQTDDYEMVRREDGSFLVDAQIPFYDFLSEFDREEWMSEFEQDFDTMAGFILHHLEHIPQTGEKFEWRGFTFEIVDMDAHRIDKVLVYVKPAEETEE
- a CDS encoding HAL/PAL/TAL family ammonia-lyase, whose amino-acid sequence is MVVLGSKALSLDEVYRILFGGEELVLEQAALQQVNENFLFLEKFSAKKLIYGINTGFGPMAQYRISDADTHQLQYNLIRSHSSGSGKWLPPLLTRGLMIARLSSFMQARSGIHPEVVHLLCDLINKEVYPCVFEHGGVGASGDLVQLAHLALVLIGEGEVLYKGAIRDTAEVFAELGLQPISIHVREGLAIINGTSAMTGVGLVNLIEAKKLLGWACTLSAMINEIVEAFDDHLSAELNIVKKHEGQNKVAAIMRDMLKDSKMVRHRPDHLYKELEEEIFKDKVQEYYSLRCVPQILGPIYDTLVQAEKLVVQELNSVSDNPVVDHHHQNVYHGGNFHGDYVSLEMDKLKIAITKLSMLSERQLNYLLNDKLNHKFPPFLNLGKLGFNFGMQGVQFTATSTVAENQTLSFPMYVHSIPNNNDNQDIVSMGCNAALMANRVIENAFEVLAIQVMTMLQGVDYLDCEARLSTCSQKIYREVRAIFPKFIEDTPKYKDLQKIKEYLIKNEPVKF